TTTATCAGTGTGGCTGCTATCATTACGTTCTCTGCTCAGGCGCTCTTCGCGTTCAACTTCTTCTACAGCATGTTCCGTGGCCGCTTGGCTCCTGCCAACCCTTGGAACTCAACAACGCTGGAGTGGACAACACCGCGTTTCCCTGGCCACGGCAACTGGATTGGTCGTATTCCTTACGTATACCGTTGGGCATATGACTACAGCAAGCCAAATGCTGACAAAGACGGCTTTACTGACTTTATTCCACAACATATCCCTCTTTCTCAGACTCCAAGCTCTAACAGCGCTTATGAGAATGAATTAAAAGAGATTCAGGAAAAAGACGAGGTAATCGTTCATGAACAAAAGGCATAATTATGCACTTTACCGCAACCTGAGCCTCACAACTCTGGTTGCGGTATACCTACTTATATTGGTTGGCGGGATAGTGCGCAGCACAGGCTCAGGAATGGGCTGCCCCGATTGGCCAAAATGCTTTGGAAGTTGGGTTCCACCTACGGATGTGTCCCAACTTCCTAGCAATTATAAGGATGTGTATGCACAAAAACGTAAACAAAAAAATGAGCGTATCGCTGGATACATTGGCCGCTTAGGCTGGGTAAACTTGGCCGATAGAATGCTCAATGACCCGGCGATGTATGTAGAAGAGACTTTCAATCCGGTAAAAACTTGGATTGAATACCTCAACCGCTTACTGGGCGCAGTCATTGGCTTACTGATTTTGGCGACAGCCATCAGCTCATTACGTTATTGGCGTACAGATACCTACCTTGTACTATTTTCGGTAGCAGCACTGCTACTGGTATTGGTACAAGCCTGGATAGGCTCTATTGTAGTGTCTACCAACCTACTACCAGGCACTATCACTGTCCATATGCTCTTGGCAGTGGTGATTGTTGGGCTATTGCTGTATCCGTTTTTACGGACATACACCTACACCAATGAACCCAATACTTCGGTCTGGCAAGTACCCCAACTCAAATGGGTACTTTGGTTGAGTATTGTGGCGATGGTAGCCCAATTGATTATGGGCACACAAGTACGCGAAGAGCTAGACCTATTGATGGCTAGCCTTGGCCCGCAATGGCGCAGTACTTGGGAGTCGGCCATAGGCGCTGTATTTTTTGTACACCGCTCTTTTTCTTGGATAGTATTGTTGACAGTGGCCTGGTTATGTTATCAGACCTTCAGACCCTCCCAAAAAGCCCATCTGGTACTGAAGTACCTCTCAAGTGGGTTACTCTTGGCGGTGCTGCTGTCGATTGTTTCGGGTGTTGGGATGTCTTATTTTGGCGTTCCACCGTTTTTACAACCCTTACACCTTGTATTGTCGGTGATTATTTTGGGAATACAGTTTTCGATGTTGCTCCTAGTCAGTAATGTACAATTGCTACCACAAGCTACACCAAAACTGGAGAAAAACTTGGTATAAGTATTTATGGTTACAACAGATATAGAGACAGTCAAAGAGGTAAGCCTCCCTGCTACCGCAAAAGTACGTGCATATGTTGCGCTACTTAAGCCCCGTTTGTCATTTTTGGTGGCTTTCTCGGCAGCTTTTGGCTATTTGCTGGCAAGCTCCGGTGCGAGCCTCCAGTGGGTAAGCTTTCTGGGTGTTTGTTTGGGTGGGTTCTTGGTGTCGGGTGCTTCTATTATCATCAACCAAATCATCGAAAAAGATTTGGATAAGTTGATGGGGCGTACTCAAGGCCGTCCCTTGCCCTTAGGCAAAATATCTGTCCAAGAGGCTAAGTTGTATACTTGGATTGTCGGAGCCTCAGGGCTACTGCTCTTGGGCGCAACCACTAACGCCCTCACTACCGGGCTGGCGTTGCTCTC
This genomic window from Eisenibacter elegans DSM 3317 contains:
- a CDS encoding COX15/CtaA family protein, yielding MNKRHNYALYRNLSLTTLVAVYLLILVGGIVRSTGSGMGCPDWPKCFGSWVPPTDVSQLPSNYKDVYAQKRKQKNERIAGYIGRLGWVNLADRMLNDPAMYVEETFNPVKTWIEYLNRLLGAVIGLLILATAISSLRYWRTDTYLVLFSVAALLLVLVQAWIGSIVVSTNLLPGTITVHMLLAVVIVGLLLYPFLRTYTYTNEPNTSVWQVPQLKWVLWLSIVAMVAQLIMGTQVREELDLLMASLGPQWRSTWESAIGAVFFVHRSFSWIVLLTVAWLCYQTFRPSQKAHLVLKYLSSGLLLAVLLSIVSGVGMSYFGVPPFLQPLHLVLSVIILGIQFSMLLLVSNVQLLPQATPKLEKNLV